A region of the Flintibacter sp. KGMB00164 genome:
GCCCAGGAGTACTTCTCCATGCTCATCTACACGGTGCTGGTGGTGGGCGGTATCCTGTCCGTGGTCAGCGTGGTTTTGACCGAGCCCATCGCCCGGCTGGCCGGCGCCAGCGACCTGCTCATTGACGACTGCGTGGCCTACGGCCGGATCATGCTGGCAGGCAGCGTGGTCTTTATGCTCCAGGTCCTCTTTCAGAGCTTCTTTGTGGTGGCCGAGCGGCCTCAGCTGGGGCTGTTTTTCTCGGTAGCTGCGGGCGTGACCAACATGGGACTGGACTATGTGTTCATCGCCCTGATGGATCTGGGCATCGCAGGGGCCGCCCTGGCCACGGTGGCGGGCTACTGTGTGGGCGGCGTGATTCCTCTGATCTACTTTCTCACCGGGGAGCGCTCCGGCCTGCGCTTAGGTAAGACCAAGCTGTACGGCAGGCAGCTGCTCCAGGCCTGTGCCAACGGCTCCTCGGAGCTGATGAGCAACATCTCCTCCTCCATCGTCAGCATTCTCTACAATCTCCAGCTGATGCGCCTGATTGGAGAGACGGGCGTGGCCGCCTATTCCGTGATGATGTACGTGGACTTTGTCTTTATCGCCGCCTTCCTGGGCTTCTCCGTGGGCAGCGCCCCCATTGTCAGCTTCCATTACGGGGCAGACAACCGCAGCGAGCTAAAAAGCGTCTTTCGGAAAAGCGCCGTCATCATCGGGGTGACCGCTGTGGTGATGGTCACCGCCTCGGAGCTGCTCAGCCATCCCCTCTCCTCCGCCTTTGTGGGCTACGACCCGGAGCTGCTGGAGCTGACGGTACACGGCTTTCGTCTGTTTGCCCTGAACTACCTGTTCTGCGGCGTGAACATCTATGCCTCTGCCTTCTTCACCGCACTATGTAACGGCCTTATTTCCGCCCTCATCTCCTTTGCCCGCACTCTGCTGCTGCGGGGCGGGATGGTCCTGCTGCTGCCTCTGCTCTGGGGCCTGGACGGCATCTGGTGGGCGGTGGTTGCCGCCGAGGGACTGGCTGTTCTAGTCTCTCTGGCCTTCCTGATCTCCCAGCGCAAGCGCTACCATTACGCATAAAAAACAGCGCGTTCCTCTCTGGAACGCGCTGTTTTTCAATCCAATTTGTTATTTATCCGCACAGATATCCCGCACGTAATATTCTACATTCTCTTCCCCCTGGGGAACGATCTGGAAGCGGTCCAGGGCGCGGATCAGTTTGGACAGCTTGGAGAAGCCGTAGTTGCGGGGATCAAAGTCGGGCTGCTTTTTCAGCAGGAGGTTGCCCAGCTTGCCCATATGGGCCAGCCCGTCCTCCTCGCACAGGTCCTCCACCGACTCGGCGATGAGCTCCACGATCTCCTCCGGTGCAGGACTGCTGGAGGTCTGGCACTTCTTGTTCTCCTTCTTGGCCGTTTTTTTGGCCTGGGCCTCCTCCTTCTTTTTGGCGGCCTCGGCGGCCTGCTTGGCCGCGGCACGGATGACCTCGATATACACAAACTTGTCGCAGGCCACGATAAAGGGCTTGGGGGTCTTCTTCTCCCCCATGCCGTACACCTTCATCCCTGCCTCCCGCAGCCGGGTGGCCAGGCGGGTGAAGTCGCTGTCGCTGCTCACCAGCACAAATCCGTCGCAGGTGCCGGAGTAGAGGATGTCCATGGCGTCGATGATCATGGCGGAGTCGGTGGAATTTTTGCCGGTGGTGTAGCTGTACTGCTGAATGGGGGTGATGGCGGTCTCCAGCAGAATGGACTTCCAACTGTTCATATTGGGGCTGGTCCAATCGCCGTAGATGCGCTTGATGGTGGGGGTGCCGTACACCGCCACCTCAGCCATCACGTCCTTCATGGCAGTGCGGGATGCGTTGTCCGCATCGATGAGCACCGCCAGTCGCAGGTCCTTCTCACTTTCCGGCATACTCCGCCTCCTCCCGGTCCCACAGCTTGGGCAGCAGGCGGTAGAAGTCCCCCTGCTCCCGCCACAGGGCCAGCAGGGTACCGTCGCCCACCGTGATCTTGGCGGGGGCGTCCACAAACTCGTTGCTTACCCCCAGAGGGAAGTCGGCAGACATGGTGTGGTCATTGAGCTCATACTTTAAATTCTCCAGCCGAACCCCCTTGGCCACGCCGCTGGAGCAGAACACGGAGAGGAAGCCCTGCAGCCCCTGGGGGAAGGTCATGGACTCGTTGTGCAGGGCGGTGGCCACGGTACCCTCGCCTGCCAGCACGCCGCGAGCTCCCTGGGTGGTGAGCCAGGCCAGTGATTGGAGGTTGGCCAGGGTGTGCTCCAGCCGTCCGCCCACGCCGCCCAGCAGCACGAACCGGCGGTAGCCCCGCTCCAGGCCCTCCCGCAGGGCGTACACCATGTCGGTGTCGTCCTTCATCACCGGCAGCTGGATCACATTGGGGTGGTTGGGCCGGCGGCCCAAAGAGTCAAAGTCACCCACCACCAGATCAGGGGGCGCACCGTAGGCCTCCAGGGCCTCATAGCCCTTGTCGGCAGCGATCAGGAAGTCACCGGCGCCCTTTCGGGGGCACAGGGACCAGGACAGGGGCATAGCCCCCACAACATAACACAAACCGGACTTGATTGTCACAGAGAATCCCTTCTTTCATAGGCTGCTTATCATTTTAAACTCCCGCCCGCTCAGGAAAAGCGCTGGGCGGCCTGGAGCATCTGTTCCGAGATCTGGGGCCACTGTTCCGCCGAGCCGGGAGGCAGGAAAATAAGCTCCATATCCTCCGGCAGGTGATAGAAGGCCCGGAAATAGTCTGCCCGTACTTGGGACTGAGGGTTGCGGCCCCAGGAGTAACTCAAATCCCACCCCTCGGTGGGCAGCATCACACTGGAGTCGCCGTTGGCCACCGCCTGGGCCATCTGGTTCTGGCGGATCCACTCCGCCTGGCCGATCAGACGGTAAGCCCGGACGTGGAAGCCCACACTGAGTGCCAGCGTGACAAGGGCAAGGCCCTGAACCCAGCGCTTGGTCTCCATCCCCTTGGCCAGAGACAGCCCCAGCACCAACAGCACCGCTGCCGAGGGAAAGACGCACCGGGCGCCGTAGTCCTTCACCACTGCAAAGGGGGCCAGCATTCCAACTGCCGCCAAGAGCAGCAGCAATCGGGCATTCCGTTTCTCTCCCCCCTCCCAGACTACAACGGCCAGAAGGAGAATGAGCTGGATCACCGCACCGGCCACCCGCAAAGGCTGCCAGGGACACTGCCAGCTGTCCAGCTGGCGTATGTGCTCCATCACAACCCAGCACTGGACACAGTACAGGGCGGACCACAGGCCCAGCAGGACCTGCCAATACCAACGGACGCCCCGCCGGTGAAGCCGCCACAGGCAGCCCGCCGACACCAGCAGGCACACACCGGGGTAATACTCAAATAGTCCGGGCAGCACCACGGTGAACAGCCGCTCCGCCACGGCGGCAGCCATGGAGGCCAGCCCTTGCCCCGGTTCAAACACCAGACTGCGTACCCCCTCTACCGCGGTACCGCTGGCGGCCAGCTGGCCGTACAGGGGATTGCCGAACATGAGCAGCGCGCCCAGCACACAGCCTGCCAGCCCCGCCAGGGCGGGCAGCCGCCCTCTCCGGGAGACCAGAGCATAAGCTCCGGTGACCACTCCCGCTCCGGTCAGCGCCAGGGTCTGGTTTTCCGCAAAAAGCTGACCGAACAGGCACAAAACAAACAGCGCCCCAGCCAGTGGGAGCGGATGCTCGGATTTTTTGGAAAAGGTCTTCTGCCATAGCAGCAGCACCCCCAGCATCACCGCCGCACCCGCCACAAAGTTGGCAAAGGCGGACACCCAGCCAAAGGTCTGCTGCCAGGATACCATGGGCATGGAAAACAGGGCCGCACCCCCGGCCGCGGTCCATACGGCTCGCTCCCCCGCATCTTCTGTGGTCAGGCGGGCCGCCAGCCACGGAACCAGGAACATACCTGCGCCCATCACCAGCGTTTTCATGAGCTGCGAGCGGGTCATGGCCAGCACCAGAGCGGTGCCCGCATAGCGGCTGTTGAGCCCCGCGGTCACCAGCCGCTCCACCCCCACGGGCAGGCCCCAGTCCCAGTCGTCGTGGGTATAGGGGACCTTCCAGGCGATATACAGGCAGGCGGCCAGAAAAACGGCCAAAACGGCCCACCGGGCTGCGTTTTTTCCACGTGACAAGGGGGCTCCTCCTCCCGACCCGGGAGTTCCCAGATCCCGACCCATTTTCGTTTCCAAATCCGATTTTTATTATAATACAATCCGGCTTTTCTTTGCAAGGGGAGCAGGGCTGGAATGCCTTGACTTTCCCCGCTCCAGGCCATAGAATATTCTTACTTTTTCCATATCTTACGAGGTGAATTTCATGCACTATTTAGATAACGCGGCCACCACGCCGGTACGTCCGGAGGCGGTACAGGCCGCGGTGCAGGCCATGACCGTGGGGTGGGGCAACCCCTCCTCCCGCTACGCCCTGGGCAGTCAGGCTGCTGCCGGGGTGAAGGAGCACCGCGCCCAGGTAGCGAAAGCTCTGGGCTGCGCCCCGGAGGAGCTCTATTTTACCTCCTGCGGCAGCGAGGGAGACAACTGGGCCATCCGCGGCGCGGTGGAGCTGGGCCGCCGCAAGGGCAAGCACATCATCACCACCGCCATCGAGCACTCCGCCGTGCTGGAGCCCTGCCGGGCACTGGAGCGGGAAGGCTATGAGGTCACCTACCTCACCCCCAATGCCGACGGCCAGGTGTCCATGGAGGACGTAAAGGCCGCCCTGCGTCCGGACACGGTGCTGGTATCCATGATGCTGGTGAACAACGAACTGGGCACCCTCCAGCCGGTGGCCGAGACCGCCAAGGCCATCCGCGCCGCAGGCTCCCCGGCTCTCCTCCACTGCGACGCGGTCCAGGGATTCTTGAAGGTTCCCTTCACCCCCAAGGCCCTGGGTGTGGACCTGCTCACCATCAGCGGCCACAAGATCCACGCTCCCAAGGGGGTAGGCGCCCTGTACATCCGCAAGGGACTGCGCTTCCCGCCCCTCATCCGTGGCGGCGGACAGGAGGAGGGTCTGCGCTCGGGCACCGAGGCCACCGCTCAGATTGCCGCCTTTGCCGCCGCCGCCCAGGCGGGCAAGGCCACTCTGGCCGCTGACCTGGAGCACATGGCCGCCCTGAAAGAGGACCTGGCCCGCCGCCTGCCTCAGGAGGTCCCCGGCGCTAAGGTGGTCCTCCAGGGACAGGCCCCCCACATTCTGCCCATTACCCTCCCCGGCTATAAGAGCGAGGTCATCGTGCGCTTTCTCAGCGACCGGGGGATCTGCGTCTCCTCCGGCTCCGCCTGCCACAAGGGAAAACCCAGCCACGTGTATGCCGCCCTGAAGCTGCCCAAAAAGGAGCTGGACGGCGTGCTGCGCATCAGCTTCTCCTACGACACCACATCCCAGGACATTGACGCCCTGCTGGAAGGTCTGAAGGCCGCTCAGGAGCAGTTATTCACCAGCTTGTCCTAATCACTACATTCAAGGAGGTTCTACCCCCATGTTTTCCTACCTGCGCCGCGGCCCCGGCTTCTACCGCCGAGTGGGCGGCCTGGCAGTACCCATTATTCTGCAAAACCTCATTACCAGCACCCTGGCCATGGCCGACACCTTCATGGTGGGCATGCTGGGTGAGGTGCCTATGGCGGCCGTCACCCTGGCCAACATCCCCTTGTTTGTCATGCAGCTGTTCTTCTTTGGCGTGCAGAGCGGCTCGGCAGTGCTCATCAGCCAGTACTGGGGCCGCCAGGACCGACAGTCCATCAACCGGGTGGTTGGCGTGGCCCTGTGGGCCGTGAACCTGGTATCGATCACCTTTGCCCTGGTGCTGCTGCTCATCCCCGTGCCCTTTTTGAGCCTGTTCGGCAACCAGCGGGAGGTCATCCTGCTGGCGGCAGACTACGGCCGGATCATCGGGTTGTCCTATGTGCTCAACGGCGTCACCCTGGTCTATGTGGCCGCCTGGCGCAGCATGGAGCGCCCCGGCATCGGTATGTACATTCTGGCTGCCTCCATGGGCACCAACACCTTTTTAAACTGGGTGCTCATCTTCGGCAAGCTGGGCGCTCCCGCCCTGGGCGTCACCGGCGCGGCCATCGCCACCCTCATCGCCCGTGTGGTGGAGATCGTCATTGTGGTGGTACACGCCCGGCGCTCCCGGGTGTTCCGCCTGGACCTGGGGCTGCTGCTGCGCCCGGGTCTGAGAACCGTCAAGCAGTTTATCCGCTACGGCTCCCCCGTGGTGTGCAACGAGACCATGTGGGGCCTGGGCACTGCCATCTTCCCCACTATCATGGGCCACATGGCAGGCAGCACGGAAATTCTGGCCGCTTACACCATCGCCGGCAACGTAGAAAAGCTGTGTATGGTGGTGGCCTTCGGCATCTCGGGCACCGCCTCCATCATCATCGGCCGGGAGATCGGCGCGGGCCGCTCGGACACCGTCTATCAGGTGGGACTGGCCCTCAACACCCTGGCGGCAGCGGGAGGCACCATTCTGGGAGCCGGTCTGCTGGCCTTCACCCATCTGTCCGCCCCGGCCTGGTTCTTCCCCCTGTTCCACCTCTCCCCCGCGGCCTGCTCCGCCGCCACCATTATGATGACGGTCCAGGCCTGCATCATGCCCATGCGGGACTTTAACAACTGCAACATCGTGGGCGTCCTCCGGGGCGGCGGCGATGTGAAGGTGGCCACCATGATCGACCTGTGTCCCCTGTGGCTGTGTGCCATCCCTCTGGCCGCTCTGGCCGGGCTGGTACTCCAGCTCAATATCCTGTGGGTCTACCTAGCCATGAGTACCGAGCAGCTGGTCAAATGTATCGCCGGCGTGGTTCGTCTGCGCACCGGCAAATGGATCCACGATCTCACCCGTCCCCAGACCATTGAATGAAAGGAGCGCATCCCCATGAAGGTAACCGTCTTGGTAGAAAACACTGCCCCGCAAGACAGCGGGCTCACCCCGGAGCACGGCCTGTCCCTGTATATCCAGTACCGTGAGCATAACATCCTGCTGGACGCCGGCTGTTCCCAGGCCTTTGCCCACAATGCCCAGGCCCTGGGGGTAGACCTCAAGCAGGTGGACCTGGCCGTCCTCTCCCACGGCCACTTTGACCACGCAGACGGTCTGCGCTACTTTTTGGAGGAAAACCCCACCTGCAAGGTGTACGCCCGGCCTCAGGCCGGCGGTCCCTATTTCTCCACCTCCACCGGCTCGCCCCGCTTCATCGGTATCCACCGGGACATCTGGGAGGGCCACCCGGACCGCTTTGACTGCGGGGAGGGGGTGCGCCAGCCTGTTCCCGGCATGTGGCTGGTGCCTGAGACCGTCCACGGTGGTCCCTTCGCCAGCCGGGAGACCAATCTGCTGCGCAAGCTGGGTCCCGACCAGTTTGTCCAGGACGACTTCGTCCATGAGCACTCCCTGGTGCTGGAGGGGGAGGACGGCCTGGTGGTCTTCAATTCCTGCTCTCACGGGGGCATCGTCAACATCGTCCAGGGGGTACAGGAGGCCCTGAACCGGCAGGTCACCACGGTGGTGGGCGGCCTGCACATGTTCAGCACCAGCACCCTCTCCGGCCTCAACTGTCCCCCCGAGTACCCCGGCCAGGTTGCCTGGGCACTGAAAGAGCAGGGAGTACGGCGGGTATACACCGGCCACTGTACCGGTGAGACCGCCCTGGCTCTGCTCCGGGAGGAACTGGGGGACGCTTTGGTACCCCTTACCTGCGGGTTGACCTTCTCCCTGTAAGTTCCTATAAACATCACACGCGGCGTGCCTTTTATAAAAGCACGCCGCGTTTTTTTGCACATCATTTAATTCCCCTGTGGAAACTGCTCATAGGGCTGGGTGGAGGAGATGGTCCATCCGGAGTTGATGAGCACCAGATCCTTCCCATCCGGCCCGCAGTAGTAGACGTCCACGCTGTCCGGATCGCCCTGACCCGGGACCACCGCCCAGTTCTGCAGAGTCTTTTTCACGCTGTCCAGAATGGTCTGGTCCAGCTGGTAGCTGTCATAGACGTGGAACTCCTCCTTCTGCTCCTGAGGCGGTCCGGAGAAGAGGGCACAGGTCTCCCCAAAGCTGACGGTGATCCCGCCTTTCCCGGTGGTGATCTCCCCTGCCAGGTCCAGGTTCCAGCCGGTGAGCTGGGCCATCTCGGCCACTACGCCCTCCGCCGGGACCATGCCCTGTTCATTCAGCGTACCCTCGTAGGGCTCCTGGTACTGCTGAAATTGGTCGTCCATACCAATATAGAGCGTCACCATCTGTGCTCCTTCTCCCTGGCTGGACTTCTCTTCAGGCTGGATCTCTGAGGTATCCGCCTGGACATCCTGGCTCTGGTACGGATTTACTGAGCTGTCCAGGCTGCTGGATTGGTTCCCGTCGGCGCTCTGGACGCTCTGCATACCGGACTGCGCGTGACAGCCTCCCAAGGTCAGCAGCAGCGCCCCGGCACATAAGATCAAGGGCAGATTCTTCATACGTTGGCTCCTTTTTATGTAAATGGATCTGCACCCACAACAGCAGTACACAAAGAAAAGCCAGACCTCCGGCTTCTCTGGTTTTGGTCTGAGCATGGAATACGTCATCTTGGCTAGAGAGTATTGTACGAAACGAACGCCTGTCCCGTCAAGAATTTCCCCTCATTGTTTGCATTGTGTTAAAAAAATGTTCATAATTACAAAAAAAGCGCCCTCCCCGCGGTCCACACCCGTCTGGAGAAAGGCGCTTTCAAATGTCCGGCCGATGGCCAAACCTTATTTTTTCTTCTTGTGCTTATCAAAAAAGCCCTTCAGTCCGCTCTCTTCCGGCACATTCTCCCCCATGGCCTGAGCAAAGGCCCGCAGGGCCTCCTTCTGCTCGGCGTTCATGGAGGTGGGCACCTGGACCCGGATGGTGACATACTGGTCACCCCGGCCCCGGCCCCGCAGCTCGGGGATACCCTTGCCCCGCAGGCGGAAGGTGGTGCCGGTCTGGGTTCCGGCGGGCAGGGTGTACTTCACCTTGCCGTCGATGGTGGGAATCTCCAGCTCGGCGCCCATAGCCGCCTGGAAGAAGGTCACCGGCTGCTCATAGAGCACGGTGGTGCCGTCGCGGCGGAACTGAGGATGGGGCTTGACCCGCACGCCCACAATGAGGTCGCCGGCGGGACCGCCGTTTTTGCCCGCATTGCCCTGGCCCCGCAGAGAGACGGCCTGGCCGTCATCGATGCCGGCGGGGATGGTAACGGTGATACGCTTGCTCTTCTTCACGCTGCCGCTGCCTCCACAGCTCTTACAGGGACTGTGGATAATTTTGCCGGTGCCCCGGCAGCGGGTACAGGCCGCGGTGCTGGAGAAGGCGAAGCCGCCGGTGCGCTGCTGCACCCGGACCACGCCGGTGCCCCGGCAGTCGGGGCAGGTCTCGGCCGTGGTGCCCGGCTGGCAGCCGGAGCCGTGGCATTCGTCGCACTCCTCGGTGCGGTTGAGGTTGATCTCCTTCTCGCAGCCGAAGGCGGCCTCTTCAAAGGTAATGGTCAGGTTGGCCCGCAGGCTCTCTCCCTTCTGGGGACCGTTGCGCCGGGCTCCGCCGCCGCCAAAGCCGCCGAACCCACCGCCGCCAAAGAAGGAGCCGAAGATATCACCCAGGTCAATATCTCCCATGTCAAAGCCGCCGAAGCCGCCGCCGGGACCGCCTGCGCCATAGTTGGGGTCTACTCCCGCATGGCCAAACTGGTCATACCGGGCACGCTTCTGCTCGTCGGACAGGACGCTGTAAGCCTCGTTCACTTCCTTGAACTTGGCCTCTGCCTCCTTGTCGCCGGGGTTCATATCGGGGTGATATTTTTTGGCCAACTTCCGGTAGGCCTTTTTAATCTCATCGTCGGAGGCGCCTTTGCTTACGCCCAGCACCTCGTAATAATCTCGTTTCTGTTCTGGCATATGGTTCACCAACTTTACAAGTGGAGTTATGAACATGGGAAATGGCGGGGGCATCCCCCGCCTTTCCCTTCATTGTCACGCTACGGATTGGGCACACGGCCGGGTCGCTTTCACTCCGTCTCCGGACGCAAACAGCCGTATGTCTTCCGGCTTGGTTTGCATCCGTCGCTGCGCTCCAAGCTCCCCTGTGTGCCTATCCTTCGCGCTTATTTCTTACTTCTTGTCGTCATC
Encoded here:
- a CDS encoding thiamine diphosphokinase encodes the protein MTIKSGLCYVVGAMPLSWSLCPRKGAGDFLIAADKGYEALEAYGAPPDLVVGDFDSLGRRPNHPNVIQLPVMKDDTDMVYALREGLERGYRRFVLLGGVGGRLEHTLANLQSLAWLTTQGARGVLAGEGTVATALHNESMTFPQGLQGFLSVFCSSGVAKGVRLENLKYELNDHTMSADFPLGVSNEFVDAPAKITVGDGTLLALWREQGDFYRLLPKLWDREEAEYAGK
- a CDS encoding MATE family efflux transporter, producing the protein MKIKLSDHFTYNRLLRFTLPSVVMMVVASIYSVVDGLFVSNLVGDLALSAVNIIFPVTMIIGAFGFMLGTGGSAIVARTLGEGRKELAQEYFSMLIYTVLVVGGILSVVSVVLTEPIARLAGASDLLIDDCVAYGRIMLAGSVVFMLQVLFQSFFVVAERPQLGLFFSVAAGVTNMGLDYVFIALMDLGIAGAALATVAGYCVGGVIPLIYFLTGERSGLRLGKTKLYGRQLLQACANGSSELMSNISSSIVSILYNLQLMRLIGETGVAAYSVMMYVDFVFIAAFLGFSVGSAPIVSFHYGADNRSELKSVFRKSAVIIGVTAVVMVTASELLSHPLSSAFVGYDPELLELTVHGFRLFALNYLFCGVNIYASAFFTALCNGLISALISFARTLLLRGGMVLLLPLLWGLDGIWWAVVAAEGLAVLVSLAFLISQRKRYHYA
- a CDS encoding NYN domain-containing protein; amino-acid sequence: MPESEKDLRLAVLIDADNASRTAMKDVMAEVAVYGTPTIKRIYGDWTSPNMNSWKSILLETAITPIQQYSYTTGKNSTDSAMIIDAMDILYSGTCDGFVLVSSDSDFTRLATRLREAGMKVYGMGEKKTPKPFIVACDKFVYIEVIRAAAKQAAEAAKKKEEAQAKKTAKKENKKCQTSSSPAPEEIVELIAESVEDLCEEDGLAHMGKLGNLLLKKQPDFDPRNYGFSKLSKLIRALDRFQIVPQGEENVEYYVRDICADK
- the dnaJ gene encoding molecular chaperone DnaJ, translating into MPEQKRDYYEVLGVSKGASDDEIKKAYRKLAKKYHPDMNPGDKEAEAKFKEVNEAYSVLSDEQKRARYDQFGHAGVDPNYGAGGPGGGFGGFDMGDIDLGDIFGSFFGGGGFGGFGGGGARRNGPQKGESLRANLTITFEEAAFGCEKEINLNRTEECDECHGSGCQPGTTAETCPDCRGTGVVRVQQRTGGFAFSSTAACTRCRGTGKIIHSPCKSCGGSGSVKKSKRITVTIPAGIDDGQAVSLRGQGNAGKNGGPAGDLIVGVRVKPHPQFRRDGTTVLYEQPVTFFQAAMGAELEIPTIDGKVKYTLPAGTQTGTTFRLRGKGIPELRGRGRGDQYVTIRVQVPTSMNAEQKEALRAFAQAMGENVPEESGLKGFFDKHKKKK
- a CDS encoding cysteine desulfurase family protein; protein product: MHYLDNAATTPVRPEAVQAAVQAMTVGWGNPSSRYALGSQAAAGVKEHRAQVAKALGCAPEELYFTSCGSEGDNWAIRGAVELGRRKGKHIITTAIEHSAVLEPCRALEREGYEVTYLTPNADGQVSMEDVKAALRPDTVLVSMMLVNNELGTLQPVAETAKAIRAAGSPALLHCDAVQGFLKVPFTPKALGVDLLTISGHKIHAPKGVGALYIRKGLRFPPLIRGGGQEEGLRSGTEATAQIAAFAAAAQAGKATLAADLEHMAALKEDLARRLPQEVPGAKVVLQGQAPHILPITLPGYKSEVIVRFLSDRGICVSSGSACHKGKPSHVYAALKLPKKELDGVLRISFSYDTTSQDIDALLEGLKAAQEQLFTSLS
- a CDS encoding MATE family efflux transporter; the encoded protein is MFSYLRRGPGFYRRVGGLAVPIILQNLITSTLAMADTFMVGMLGEVPMAAVTLANIPLFVMQLFFFGVQSGSAVLISQYWGRQDRQSINRVVGVALWAVNLVSITFALVLLLIPVPFLSLFGNQREVILLAADYGRIIGLSYVLNGVTLVYVAAWRSMERPGIGMYILAASMGTNTFLNWVLIFGKLGAPALGVTGAAIATLIARVVEIVIVVVHARRSRVFRLDLGLLLRPGLRTVKQFIRYGSPVVCNETMWGLGTAIFPTIMGHMAGSTEILAAYTIAGNVEKLCMVVAFGISGTASIIIGREIGAGRSDTVYQVGLALNTLAAAGGTILGAGLLAFTHLSAPAWFFPLFHLSPAACSAATIMMTVQACIMPMRDFNNCNIVGVLRGGGDVKVATMIDLCPLWLCAIPLAALAGLVLQLNILWVYLAMSTEQLVKCIAGVVRLRTGKWIHDLTRPQTIE
- a CDS encoding MBL fold metallo-hydrolase is translated as MKVTVLVENTAPQDSGLTPEHGLSLYIQYREHNILLDAGCSQAFAHNAQALGVDLKQVDLAVLSHGHFDHADGLRYFLEENPTCKVYARPQAGGPYFSTSTGSPRFIGIHRDIWEGHPDRFDCGEGVRQPVPGMWLVPETVHGGPFASRETNLLRKLGPDQFVQDDFVHEHSLVLEGEDGLVVFNSCSHGGIVNIVQGVQEALNRQVTTVVGGLHMFSTSTLSGLNCPPEYPGQVAWALKEQGVRRVYTGHCTGETALALLREELGDALVPLTCGLTFSL